One window from the genome of Bacillus sp. (in: firmicutes) encodes:
- a CDS encoding AAA family ATPase codes for MPHYYDVAIVMNKLKEALFTHTGEQFSLFSYSENMDELLEMIQETILNDANEATLIGYIFDSLEKGRIKYSTLHGDKKFIEEPLLNNALYYFPRFGVAVAKLPIYQSHEDYEETFLFAKEGKAIISFLDYLYEKQRESMKGYINVIVATDDGIQRSKEEFTYQIKREDVLLEEPIKKEIFRSIDEFFLNEGEFFKKYNLPYKRGILLYGAPGNGKTTLVKSIAGSTPAPVVYWQITEFTYSYTIKEVFSTVSKLAPVILVIEDIDSMPEESRSVFLNTLDGASTKEGIFLIGTTNYPEKIDPALINRAGRFDRAYEIKLPNQETRSLYLRKKKITEFISEAEFNYLIKQTEGLSIAQLNELYTMVALQWHYDKQVDLHSIIKDLQTNNRRTWRQEWLENPVHSSIGFGD; via the coding sequence ATGCCACATTATTACGATGTGGCCATTGTGATGAACAAACTAAAAGAAGCCCTTTTTACACATACAGGGGAACAGTTTTCCTTATTTTCTTATAGTGAAAATATGGATGAATTATTAGAAATGATTCAGGAAACGATATTGAATGATGCAAATGAAGCCACGTTGATCGGTTATATTTTTGATAGTTTGGAAAAAGGTAGAATAAAGTACAGTACGCTCCATGGCGATAAAAAGTTTATTGAAGAACCATTGCTAAATAATGCACTTTACTATTTTCCTAGGTTTGGAGTTGCCGTCGCGAAACTCCCTATTTACCAAAGCCATGAAGATTATGAAGAGACGTTCCTTTTTGCAAAAGAGGGGAAAGCCATTATTTCTTTTCTTGACTATTTGTATGAAAAGCAACGAGAAAGTATGAAAGGGTATATTAATGTTATCGTTGCTACGGATGATGGTATTCAACGTAGTAAAGAAGAATTTACGTATCAAATCAAACGGGAGGATGTTTTACTAGAGGAACCTATTAAAAAAGAAATTTTCCGTTCTATTGATGAATTTTTCCTTAATGAAGGAGAATTTTTCAAAAAGTATAATTTACCTTATAAACGGGGGATTCTTTTATACGGGGCACCAGGAAACGGAAAAACTACCCTTGTAAAATCAATTGCAGGTAGTACCCCTGCACCGGTTGTGTATTGGCAAATTACGGAATTCACATACAGTTATACTATTAAAGAAGTGTTTTCGACTGTATCAAAATTAGCGCCTGTCATTCTCGTGATTGAAGACATTGACTCCATGCCAGAAGAATCCCGTTCGGTTTTCTTAAATACGTTGGATGGTGCTTCGACGAAAGAAGGAATTTTCTTAATCGGTACAACGAATTATCCTGAAAAAATTGACCCGGCTTTAATCAATCGAGCAGGGCGATTTGACCGAGCCTACGAAATCAAACTGCCGAATCAAGAAACGCGTAGCCTTTATTTACGCAAAAAGAAAATTACAGAGTTTATTTCTGAAGCCGAGTTTAATTATTTAATCAAGCAAACAGAGGGGCTCTCGATTGCTCAATTAAACGAATTATATACGATGGTAGCCTTACAATGGCATTACGATAAGCAGGTTGATTTGCACTCTATTATTAAAGATCTGCAAACAAACAATAGACGGACGTGGAGACAAGAGTGGCTTGAAAATCCGGTTCATTCTTCCATTGGATTTGGTGACTAA
- a CDS encoding topology modulation protein codes for MKKIMVVGVSPGVGKTTFARRLGEALNIPVYHLDKYYWKPGWVESPLEEFRAAQLEIVKQEKWIIEGNYTNTYDVRVPHADTIIYLELSLMRCLFRVFKRTYSNLGKNRNDVGEGCPERFEWEFFHYILTTHRRRKKAMPERLREMQLTGTQKTIVVLKSKKAIETYLKKIKESRIPN; via the coding sequence ATGAAAAAAATTATGGTCGTTGGGGTATCGCCAGGCGTAGGGAAGACGACGTTTGCCAGGCGTTTAGGGGAAGCGCTCAACATACCGGTCTATCATTTAGACAAATACTACTGGAAGCCGGGATGGGTTGAGTCTCCATTAGAAGAATTTCGAGCAGCTCAACTAGAAATCGTCAAACAAGAAAAGTGGATCATTGAAGGAAATTATACCAATACATATGATGTCCGGGTTCCTCATGCAGATACGATTATTTATTTAGAGCTTTCATTAATGCGATGCCTGTTTCGAGTTTTCAAACGAACGTATTCTAATCTTGGAAAAAACCGCAATGACGTAGGAGAAGGATGCCCTGAACGATTTGAATGGGAATTTTTTCACTATATCCTAACCACTCATCGTCGGCGCAAAAAAGCGATGCCGGAACGTCTAAGGGAAATGCAGCTTACTGGAACACAGAAAACAATTGTGGTGTTGAAAAGTAAAAAGGCCATAGAGACATATCTAAAGAAGATAAAAGAAAGTCGAATTCCCAATTAA
- a CDS encoding histidine phosphatase family protein — MRTNMYFVRHAHSTYTPDEVGRPLSERGLVDAEVTELLKKEEIDIVISSPYKRAIQTVEGIAKFLGKEVVIEDGFKERTLAEKPVEDFNQAITKVWEDVHFSWEGGESNILAQERGVKTTFRILEKYEGKNIVIGTHGNIMVLIMNHFDHQYDFHFWKKLDMPDIYKLTFEQKKLIDVQRIWGEK; from the coding sequence TTGCGAACTAACATGTATTTTGTTCGGCATGCCCATTCTACATATACACCTGATGAAGTTGGAAGACCCTTATCCGAACGAGGGTTGGTTGACGCGGAAGTTACTGAATTACTAAAAAAAGAAGAAATTGATATTGTCATTTCAAGTCCGTATAAAAGAGCCATTCAGACAGTGGAGGGAATAGCTAAATTTTTAGGTAAAGAGGTTGTAATAGAGGATGGTTTTAAAGAACGAACATTGGCTGAGAAACCTGTTGAAGACTTTAACCAAGCTATTACGAAAGTATGGGAGGATGTACATTTTTCTTGGGAAGGAGGAGAATCTAATATCCTCGCTCAAGAAAGAGGGGTAAAAACGACCTTTCGGATATTGGAAAAGTATGAAGGGAAAAACATTGTCATAGGTACTCATGGCAATATCATGGTTTTAATCATGAATCATTTCGATCACCAATATGATTTTCATTTTTGGAAAAAACTTGATATGCCAGACATCTATAAATTAACTTTTGAGCAAAAGAAGCTGATAGATGTTCAAAGAATATGGGGGGAAAAATAG
- a CDS encoding amidohydrolase family protein, translating to MQIFDAHFHIIDSRFPLIVNQGFMPDDFTCEDYLDRVKDFNVIGGAIVSGSFQGFDQSYLINALQTLGEHFVGVTQLPDDTSDEEIMRLHQLGVRAIRFNVKRGVLKDLSRLDYMARRVYELVGWHSELYIDSASLVHFTKIVENLPAVSIDHLGLTKEGFYTLLALVEKGVRVKATGFGRVELNVEEAHRKIFSVNPDALMFGTDLPSTRAKRPFQTSDMELIYDVLGDEGAKKVFYKNAINWYKI from the coding sequence ATTCAGATTTTTGATGCTCATTTCCACATTATTGATTCGAGGTTTCCGTTAATAGTGAATCAAGGTTTTATGCCTGATGATTTTACCTGTGAAGACTATTTAGATCGAGTGAAAGATTTTAATGTAATTGGTGGGGCTATCGTATCCGGTTCGTTTCAAGGATTTGATCAATCTTATTTAATCAATGCACTTCAAACACTCGGGGAACATTTTGTCGGTGTCACCCAACTGCCTGACGATACATCGGATGAAGAAATAATGAGACTTCATCAACTCGGTGTAAGAGCGATCCGTTTTAATGTCAAACGTGGCGTATTAAAAGATCTTTCCCGTTTAGACTACATGGCCAGAAGAGTGTATGAACTGGTCGGCTGGCATTCCGAGTTATACATTGATTCTGCATCATTAGTACATTTCACAAAGATAGTTGAAAACCTTCCGGCTGTTTCCATTGATCATCTTGGGTTAACGAAAGAAGGATTTTACACTTTGTTAGCTCTAGTTGAAAAAGGGGTCAGAGTAAAAGCCACGGGTTTTGGTCGAGTGGAGTTGAACGTAGAAGAAGCCCATCGTAAAATATTCTCTGTTAATCCTGATGCCCTTATGTTTGGGACAGATTTACCTTCAACAAGGGCGAAAAGACCATTTCAAACATCAGATATGGAACTTATATATGATGTTCTTGGGGACGAAGGGGCTAAGAAGGTTTTCTATAAAAATGCAATAAATTGGTATAAGATTTAA
- a CDS encoding DUF1572 family protein, with the protein MSSNEKAVSTEYLKVIKSRFISMKDTAEKTFEQLDDQDLFWYPNENSNSITVIVKHMSGNMISRWTDFLHSDGEKPYRDRDGEFEHTISSRKELYEVWNKGWDVFFKAIDSLTEEHLLHVIYIRKEPHTVIEAIERQMYHYSYHIGQIVYIAKLLKSDQWRCLTIPRNKKSTS; encoded by the coding sequence ATGTCAAGTAATGAGAAAGCGGTATCGACAGAATATTTAAAAGTAATAAAGTCACGGTTTATAAGTATGAAAGATACGGCAGAAAAGACATTCGAACAACTTGATGATCAAGATTTGTTTTGGTATCCAAATGAAAACTCCAACAGCATTACAGTTATTGTTAAGCATATGAGCGGGAATATGATATCTCGGTGGACGGACTTTTTACATTCAGATGGTGAAAAGCCATATAGAGATCGGGATGGCGAATTTGAACATACGATTTCGAGTCGAAAAGAGCTATACGAAGTTTGGAATAAAGGTTGGGATGTATTCTTTAAGGCAATTGATTCGCTTACAGAAGAACATCTCCTTCATGTCATTTACATTCGAAAAGAACCTCATACGGTAATTGAAGCCATTGAAAGGCAAATGTATCATTATTCCTACCATATTGGGCAAATCGTTTATATCGCCAAACTGCTAAAATCTGATCAATGGAGATGTTTAACCATTCCTCGAAACAAAAAGTCCACCTCTTAA